The sequence below is a genomic window from Desulfobacterales bacterium.
TTGTCAAGCTAATTTATTAAAATAATCAATGAGATCCAATGGGTCCGGTACGATTCGGTCTTGTGAGTTCAATCGCCTTTCTAAGATCCAACGTGCCGCTATAGAGCGCCTTGCCGGTTATCACGCCTGTAACCCCGACCGACTCGAGCGGAAGCAGGTGAATAATGTCCTCAATAACTGAAACACCACCGGAGGCAACGACCGGTATTGATATGGCTTCGGCCAAGCGTTGGGTCTCCGGTATGTTCGGACCGGTCTGCATACCGTCTCGGTAAATATCGGTAAAATTAATTGCAGCGACACCCACATCTTCAAATTGTCTTGCCAACTCCACAGCCTTAACTTGGGTGGTGTGGGTCCATCCTTCAATTGCAACAAGGCCGTTGCGGGCATCAATTCCGACGACGATTCGGCCGGGAAACAACCGGCATGCCTCTGAGACCATCTCTGGATTTTTGATTGCTTCCGTTCCGATGATCACACGTCTCACACCGATATCCAAAAACATCTTGACGGTGTCAATGGTACGTATTCCGCCGCCCACCTGAATGGGGACATGAACCCTCCCC
It includes:
- the hisA gene encoding 1-(5-phosphoribosyl)-5-[(5-phosphoribosylamino)methylideneamino]imidazole-4-carboxamide isomerase, with protein sequence MIVIPAVDIKNGKCVRLSQGRMDAETIFSEDPAAMAEKWENEGAELIHVVDLDGAIEKEPQNLATIKAILGRVHVPIQVGGGIRTIDTVKMFLDIGVRRVIIGTEAIKNPEMVSEACRLFPGRIVVGIDARNGLVAIEGWTHTTQVKAVELARQFEDVGVAAINFTDIYRDGMQTGPNIPETQRLAEAISIPVVASGGVSVIEDIIHLLPLESVGVTGVITGKALYSGTLDLRKAIELTRPNRTGPIGSH